In Candidatus Methanoperedens sp., one DNA window encodes the following:
- a CDS encoding CBS domain-containing protein, producing MELESEDIQAALEELHQYVDITEEDLKKIYVIALRHAKERLTLKVPVKDVMTGNAICISKDADIHEAARILSENRISGLPVVNEEKRLIGIVTEADILYSAGMEKSHNFGDILRNILGEPHPKIRNGSKVEEIMTTRVITTSPDRDIREVAKILDEKRIKRLPVVDKNNKLIGIISRADILRYLGKQ from the coding sequence ATGGAACTTGAAAGTGAGGACATTCAGGCAGCGTTAGAGGAATTGCATCAATATGTTGACATAACTGAAGAAGACCTCAAGAAAATTTATGTAATTGCTCTTCGGCATGCAAAAGAAAGGCTCACTCTCAAAGTTCCTGTTAAAGATGTGATGACCGGGAATGCGATATGCATCAGTAAAGATGCCGATATTCATGAAGCAGCCAGAATCCTTTCAGAAAACAGGATAAGCGGTCTGCCTGTTGTCAATGAAGAAAAGCGGCTGATAGGGATTGTAACAGAAGCTGATATCCTTTATTCAGCAGGAATGGAAAAAAGCCATAATTTTGGGGATATTTTAAGGAATATTCTTGGTGAGCCACATCCGAAAATCAGGAATGGGAGCAAGGTCGAAGAGATAATGACTACCAGGGTAATAACAACATCACCTGACAGGGATATCAGGGAAGTGGCAAAGATACTGGATGAGAAAAGGATCAAAAGGCTTCCCGTTGTGGATAAAAATAATAAGCTTATTGGGATTATTTCAAGGGCTGACATTCTGAGATACCTGGGGAAACAATGA